The Sulfolobus islandicus Y.N.15.51 sequence ATTTTAGAGCCTTATATCCCGTTTTTACAATCTCTTTTGCCTTTTCTGCAAAGTCCTCTGGAGTTACAGAGTCTTGATACCATCCATTTGCATAGACTGGTACCCTATTCCTAACTTTTCCACCTAATAACTTGTAGATTGGGGCTCCAAGCTCCTTTCCTATTATATCCCAAGAGGCTATATCAATTGCACTTACTGCAGTTGTTGATTCAAAAGACCTAGCTAAGTAGAAGTCTTGTTTATACCATTCATGATAGTTCTTCTCAACCTCTTCTACTTCTTTTCCTATATAACCCTTAGCAACTTGTTTAATAGCATTGTATACGGATATAACTCTTAGTGTTGGTACAGCCTCGCCATATCCTACAGCTCCATTTTCCGTTATTATCCTTACAATAATCATCGTAGACGCCCAAGTTGCACTACCTTTCTCTTTCGAGGTAAGTACTATTGGTTCTATTTCTCTGATTTTCATAAACTATAATTTGGACAACAAATATAAACTTGCATAATGGCAAGACTCAGTGATAAGGATTTAATAAAATTTATAGGTTATATTATCCGAATCATTTTATTATTTGGAATAGGAGTACAAATGGTAATAACTATTTATGGTATAATATCTAGCATATTTTCTCTAAATTTATTAGATTTGGTAAACGTAACTATAACTGGTCCATTACTAATTTTAGTATTAATAGAATTATACATTGCCGTAAACAGCTACTTGTCTGGAAAAGAAAGAAGTATAATCAACGTAATAGATGCTGGTATATCATTCTTCGTTAGAGAACTAATTCTTGAGCTGTTCTCCCAGAATTACAACATTACTAACATATTGATAATAGCGGGCGTAGTTGGAATATTATCATTCTCTAGATTTATCGCAAATCGTTGAACTAAGTTCTTTTAAATCACCCACTATAAATAAATGAGATATTGCATTTTTGTTATCGCTACATCCAAATTTTTCTATGTATGCATTATTTTTACTTAATAACGAGGTTAGTTCTTTCTCCTCAACATGCTTTATTGCAAATACTGCAATTGGTTCACAAACTCTTGTTAAGTAGTTAATATGTCAAATGATATTTGTTCTTATTTTTATTCAAATGCCTACTTATATGCCTACTACAAGATCTTCCACATGATCCAACATACGCATAAGCACTCTTCCTTATTAAAACTCCATACCCTTAGTCCTTACAATAACATCGGTCTTGCATTCAATTAATAGAACGTAACTTTTCATAGAACCGGTCTTCTTCTTAAATGTTTACCCCCTTGACCTTTAAATCTCTCTTCCTCCCACACATTTCCTCTTTCATGATATCCTCTTTCCTCCCAATATCCGTCAACATAATCCTTTATGAACTCAATTTCTGTTAACCACTTTGCGCTTTTCCACGCATATAAATGAGGAATTATTGGTCTAGCTGGAAAACCATGCTTTAAAGGTAACTTTTCCCCATTCATAAACAATGCGACAATTACATTATCCTTTAATACATCCTCATAGGGTATTATTGATGTATAACCGTCTAGACTGTAGAACATGACCCAATTCACATCCTTTTTCACCTTAGCAGTCTCAATCAATAATTTAAATGGAATTCCCTCCCATTTAACGCTCTTTATCGACCAACCAGTTACACAATGGAAATCCTCGATTATTTCCCTTCTTGGCAATTTCATTAATTCGTCATATGTAAATGAGAGAGAATTCTCTACCTCCCCACTTACTTTTAACCTATATGATTCTAAGTTAACTTCTGGTATACCAAACTCAGCATAGACAATAAAATTCTTTATATATTTTTGATTTGGTGGTTTCTGAACTTCTTCCATAATTATTGTTGCAAAACTACGTTTAAAAAATTGTGTTAGAGATATTTAGTCATGAATTCTTAATCGCGTTTAACTCTCTCTTATACGCGTCTATAATACCATCGTATGTAACAATTCCTAAAAGTTTCCCCTTATCCACAACCGCAACCCATCTAGCTTTGTTAGTAGCCATTACCTCCAACGCATGTTCCAATGTGGAGGTTAAGGATACTGAAGGAGAACCTCTGGTTATATATTTTCCCAGCGAGTCTTCAGGGTTAGCCCTTTCCAAATCTCTTAGATACACTACTCCAAGAAACCTATTATCGTAATTTACCACGGGTAGGCTCATGAAATTATTCTCAAGCATTATTTGTATAGCCTTTCCTACTTTATCATCAGTGTAAGCCTTAATATCTCTCAATTCACACTTTTCCACACGTACGGTCTCCATTAATGGAGTTTCATATTCAGCTTTGTGAGCTGGAGAGTCTCTTCTGGTTGGCAATTGAGAAATATATATCGTATTGTTTCCGGAAACTAAATAGGAAATTGCTACGGCAATCATGGCTCCAGGCAGTAATTGGAGACTTGAGGTCATTTCAGTAACCATTATTAAAACTGATAATGGAACCTTCCCTGCACCTGCAAAGAAGCTCATCATGCCAATGATAACAAATGGGGCTATGGTAGGTACAATGTTTGGGAATAAGTAATGGAACAATAACCCGACACTTGTACCTATATATGCCCCTATAAATAAACCGGGAGCAAAAACTCCACCACTACCTCCAGAACCTATAGAAAACGAAGTGCCTAAAATCTTTAAAAACGGTAATATTACTAATAATATGATTGTAGGGATAAGCGGAGAATATAATGTGAAAAACTTTTCATACTCAACCAAGTTAATCCAGCCATAACCTGTTCCAAGAATCTCTGGGGCCAATAATGCAATTAAACCAGTAATAAGTCCACCTATTGCTGGCTTTACATGATTAGGTATTCGTAATTTTTTGAAAAGTGAATTAACTCCATAGAAGGTTTTAGGATATAGTATTGCCATCAAACCAGAAACTAGTCCTAGGACCGCATACATTGGCAATCTGAGCGGATCAAAAGTACCAGTATAATAACCAAATACTGGAGTGAAACCAAATATGCTTCCGAATATGGTATAACCTATTGCTGAAGCTACTAATGCAGGATATATTACTTCTGGCTCTAGATCCCTTCTATATAGGATTTCAGCTGCTAAGATTGCACCTCCAATTGGTGTTTTAAAAATTGTACCTATTCCAGCTCCAATCCCTACTGCTAAGGCCCTTCTCCTATCCTCTGGACTGAGATGGAGTAAATCAGCAATAACTGAACCTACGCCAGCTGAAAATTGCGCAGTTGGGCCTTCTCTTCCTGCACTACCACCAGAACCTATAGTAATTGCTGAAGCTA is a genomic window containing:
- a CDS encoding phosphate-starvation-inducible PsiE family protein, with protein sequence MARLSDKDLIKFIGYIIRIILLFGIGVQMVITIYGIISSIFSLNLLDLVNVTITGPLLILVLIELYIAVNSYLSGKERSIINVIDAGISFFVRELILELFSQNYNITNILIIAGVVGILSFSRFIANR
- a CDS encoding GIY-YIG nuclease family protein; protein product: MNYLTRVCEPIAVFAIKHVEEKELTSLLSKNNAYIEKFGCSDNKNAISHLFIVGDLKELSSTICDKSRE
- a CDS encoding sulfite oxidase-like oxidoreductase → MEEVQKPPNQKYIKNFIVYAEFGIPEVNLESYRLKVSGEVENSLSFTYDELMKLPRREIIEDFHCVTGWSIKSVKWEGIPFKLLIETAKVKKDVNWVMFYSLDGYTSIIPYEDVLKDNVIVALFMNGEKLPLKHGFPARPIIPHLYAWKSAKWLTEIEFIKDYVDGYWEERGYHERGNVWEEERFKGQGGKHLRRRPVL
- a CDS encoding chloride channel protein, with the protein product MNLSSLPYFEKWFILGIFLGVVAGLAATTFYLLLHLFEDIFLFHFIGMSYPRPLGEGGTLNFIFHPGNYLLIPISTAIGGLISGIIVYTFAPEAEGHGTDAAIKAYHYFQGKVRWVVIPVKIIASAITIGSGGSAGREGPTAQFSAGVGSVIADLLHLSPEDRRRALAVGIGAGIGTIFKTPIGGAILAAEILYRRDLEPEVIYPALVASAIGYTIFGSIFGFTPVFGYYTGTFDPLRLPMYAVLGLVSGLMAILYPKTFYGVNSLFKKLRIPNHVKPAIGGLITGLIALLAPEILGTGYGWINLVEYEKFFTLYSPLIPTIILLVILPFLKILGTSFSIGSGGSGGVFAPGLFIGAYIGTSVGLLFHYLFPNIVPTIAPFVIIGMMSFFAGAGKVPLSVLIMVTEMTSSLQLLPGAMIAVAISYLVSGNNTIYISQLPTRRDSPAHKAEYETPLMETVRVEKCELRDIKAYTDDKVGKAIQIMLENNFMSLPVVNYDNRFLGVVYLRDLERANPEDSLGKYITRGSPSVSLTSTLEHALEVMATNKARWVAVVDKGKLLGIVTYDGIIDAYKRELNAIKNS